In Vibrio chagasii, the sequence AGCGAAAAGGCAGGCCTAGCAAGTTCTCTAGATTCTCGTAATAAGCAGATTGCTGAACTAGAACAGAACTACAGCGAGATTAGCCAACAGCTAACAAGCTCTCAAACAGAAAACCGTGAGCTACGCGCTAAGCTAGACACGCAGAAAGATGACCTACTATTGAAGTACTTCATGTACGGTGGTGGTGTTGCTGGTATCGGTCTACTTCTAGGCCTTGTTCTGCCACACATCATTCCTCGTCGTAAAAAGTCACCAAACGGCTGGGCGTAAGCGTTTCGTTTGACTGTTTTGCGTTAAGCAAAGTAAATTCAATCTCGAATACCAAAAAGGAGCACCTAAGTGCTCCTTTTTATTTATCTCAGCATATTATCAAAGTGCTTGCTGCAGCCTTAGGTTAGCCCTTCCACTCATACAAAGCAGGAATCTCTATCTTCTGCTGGTTAAACTCAACAACCACAGATTGCGGCTTTATCTCTAGCAATTGCACATCGTTGCCAATCCAATCTCCCTGCGACACCTCTTGCCCATTCACTTTAACCCAACGCTTGTTCTCACTGCTTGAATACATATGGGTTTGCAAATCGAGCTTAGGTAATACACCAGACAAACTGTTAACGTGATTTTCGATCTCAATAACTTGAGGTTCCATCTGGCTTGCTGGTCGCGAATCCATTGGCTCAGGCTCATTTGGCTGCTGATCCATAATCGTTTCTAGCTTCAATGCTAAGTCAGGCGGTAACTCGGTCAAGTCTAGCCCTTGTAGTAGGTCGCTGTCTGATTGCTGGTAATTGCTTTCATTGCTGACACCAGGTTCAACTTTCGGCTCAACAAATGCCAGTTCCGAATCATCGGCCGTTCGCGCACTGCTCTCGGCAGTGACTACCGGTACGGTAACTCCACCAGAAAAGTTAGAGCTGTCAGAATTAACCTGAGCATAAACCTCTTGGCGAGGTAACGATTTTAGCGTCTTGCCAGTCGGTGCTGGGCGCACCACAAACAGAGGCTCATCTTCGACTTCTTCTTCGGCATTCAAATCAATCGTTTCGATATCTTTAGCTTGAACAGGCTGGGTTTCTGATTCTGAACTCGAACTAATACCAGCTTGGTTAGCCGTTTGCTGTTGATAGTAAGATTGATACACCAAGGCACCACCTACCAACAGAGAAGGCACAAGTAAAACAAGCAACCCCATAGCCAACGACGAACCGCGTTTGTTGCTTATACCCTTTGCAGAACTCGACACTTGATGGTTTTGGTAGCCCTTGAAGCTAGATTTGTCTGGGGACTGATTCAACTCATGCATAATGCGTGACATTAGCTCGCTCCTCCGCTTAATGACATTAACTTAGGAGAATCTAGCTGAGCTAATCTTTGTAGCCTAGCTAAAGTTCGTTGACCAGCAATACCGTCGACCGACATGCCCTGCCAAGTTTGAAATGCTTCGACTTTCATTTTTAATTCGTAATCAAATACATCACTACCAGATACAACCTCTCCAAGAACCTCAGAAAGCAACAAATCAAGCAAAGCGACAGCTTCACCCTGATAGCCCTCTTTCAACGTCTCTCGCAGCGGCTGTTTCCAAATCGCGACATAATCGCCATGCCAAACCTTCTCTAGAGACTGCTTCGGCATGACTAACAGTTTTTCA encodes:
- a CDS encoding general secretion pathway protein GspB; translation: MSRIMHELNQSPDKSSFKGYQNHQVSSSAKGISNKRGSSLAMGLLVLLVPSLLVGGALVYQSYYQQQTANQAGISSSSESETQPVQAKDIETIDLNAEEEVEDEPLFVVRPAPTGKTLKSLPRQEVYAQVNSDSSNFSGGVTVPVVTAESSARTADDSELAFVEPKVEPGVSNESNYQQSDSDLLQGLDLTELPPDLALKLETIMDQQPNEPEPMDSRPASQMEPQVIEIENHVNSLSGVLPKLDLQTHMYSSSENKRWVKVNGQEVSQGDWIGNDVQLLEIKPQSVVVEFNQQKIEIPALYEWKG